A stretch of Bacillota bacterium DNA encodes these proteins:
- a CDS encoding L-fucose/L-arabinose isomerase family protein produces MATYATRLTANRHKIKLGYAPTRRNIFSKEDAAKYKRLTEEKLKGWGIELITIDWLNEEGLLYDAADAPKIAQRFKEENVDAVFSPHCNFGTEDAVAKLAKIMGKPFLLWGPRDEAPLPDGMRLRDTQCGLFATSKILRRLRVPFTYIVNSRLNDPVFERGVKNFLAASAVVKAFRNLRIGQISTRPAAFWTVMVNEGELLERFGIEIVPISLVEIVNSVNSRIAKNDTNLKTTVEEFKGKVEFHNIDDEIIKRIAALKLTMEEWATGEGCSAIAIQCWSALQDALGIMPCFANAELTDAGLPVVCETDIHGAVSAIMAQAARMGETPIFFADLTIRHPDNDNAELIWHCGPFPLSLKAENSPHARVDRNYTQENGCPGVCEWQIRGGDITITRFDGDGGQYSLLMGHGRGVDGPMTRGTYVWVEVNDWPKWEEKFIKGPYIHHVACVHGNVAPVLYEATRYIPGLKADPVDPGEEEIAAWLRGEG; encoded by the coding sequence ATGGCTACATATGCTACACGTCTAACTGCTAATCGTCACAAGATCAAGCTCGGATATGCACCCACTCGTCGAAACATATTTAGCAAGGAGGACGCAGCGAAATACAAGCGGCTCACGGAGGAAAAACTCAAGGGCTGGGGGATAGAGCTCATAACCATCGATTGGCTGAACGAGGAAGGCTTGTTATATGATGCGGCGGACGCCCCCAAAATAGCGCAACGCTTTAAGGAGGAAAACGTGGATGCTGTCTTCAGCCCCCACTGCAACTTTGGCACGGAGGATGCCGTAGCGAAGCTTGCAAAGATTATGGGCAAGCCTTTTCTCCTCTGGGGGCCGCGCGACGAGGCCCCGCTTCCGGACGGTATGAGGCTGAGGGACACCCAGTGCGGCCTGTTTGCGACGAGCAAGATCCTTCGCAGGCTTCGCGTTCCGTTCACATACATCGTCAACAGCCGGCTAAATGACCCTGTATTTGAGAGGGGCGTCAAGAATTTCTTGGCTGCGTCAGCCGTTGTGAAGGCATTTAGAAACCTGAGGATCGGTCAAATAAGCACAAGACCCGCAGCTTTCTGGACCGTCATGGTCAACGAGGGAGAGCTCCTGGAACGCTTCGGGATAGAAATTGTGCCCATCAGTCTAGTGGAGATCGTAAATTCCGTCAACTCTAGAATCGCAAAGAACGATACTAATCTGAAGACAACTGTAGAAGAGTTCAAGGGCAAAGTTGAATTTCACAACATTGACGATGAGATTATCAAACGAATCGCGGCCCTAAAGCTCACTATGGAAGAATGGGCAACCGGGGAAGGGTGCAGCGCGATTGCAATTCAATGCTGGAGTGCGCTTCAGGACGCGCTCGGCATCATGCCTTGTTTCGCCAACGCGGAGCTTACTGATGCGGGACTTCCTGTCGTATGTGAGACAGATATTCATGGTGCAGTGTCGGCGATCATGGCCCAGGCCGCCCGGATGGGCGAGACCCCTATATTCTTCGCAGATCTTACGATCAGGCACCCTGATAATGATAACGCTGAACTGATATGGCATTGTGGGCCGTTCCCGCTCTCTCTTAAGGCGGAGAATTCCCCCCATGCGAGGGTAGATAGAAACTACACCCAGGAGAATGGATGCCCTGGTGTTTGCGAGTGGCAGATCAGGGGCGGTGACATCACGATAACCAGGTTCGACGGCGACGGCGGCCAGTACTCGCTCCTTATGGGCCACGGCCGCGGTGTGGACGGGCCGATGACCAGGGGCACCTACGTTTGGGTCGAGGTCAACGACTGGCCTAAGTGGGAAGAGAAATTCATAAAGGGGCCGTACATACACCATGTGGCGTGCGTCCACGGGAATGTTGCGCCGGTCCTCTACGAGGCTACAAGGTATATACCCGGCCTTAAGGCAGACCCGGTAGATCCTGGTGAAGAAGAGATCGCCGCATGGTTGAGAGGTGAAGGCTGA
- a CDS encoding carbohydrate ABC transporter permease: MMTIRTGYNRVDRVKSLATKIALHAVLILGCIIFLYPFLFMFLGSFKDTSEIFSVHPTFFPREGFKLTNYKTLLEVTKFGRAVLNSSIVSSTYTALTLLFCSMGGFGFSKYRFPGRNALFFLMLATMMLPFQAIVVPLFVITAKLGWANTYYPLIVPFLANPFGIFLMRQYMNSIPDELVDAGRIDGCSDFGLYYRIIVPVSRPALTVLGLILFMSSWNNFMWPLIVLSEDRMFTVPLALTKLVGLHREIQYGPILAGSFLGASILIILFLAFQRQFVEGIMSGAIKG, translated from the coding sequence ATGATGACGATAAGGACAGGATATAATCGGGTAGACCGAGTCAAAAGCCTGGCAACAAAAATTGCTCTACACGCGGTGCTTATCCTGGGTTGTATAATCTTCCTCTACCCCTTTCTCTTTATGTTTCTCGGCTCTTTCAAAGATACAAGCGAAATATTTTCTGTGCACCCCACCTTTTTCCCTCGCGAGGGTTTCAAATTGACCAATTACAAAACGTTACTAGAGGTAACCAAGTTTGGAAGGGCAGTCCTGAATAGCTCAATTGTATCCTCTACATATACCGCCTTGACATTACTTTTTTGCTCCATGGGTGGTTTCGGGTTCTCTAAATATCGCTTTCCTGGGCGTAATGCGTTATTCTTCTTGATGCTAGCGACCATGATGCTTCCTTTCCAGGCTATTGTAGTTCCATTGTTTGTTATTACCGCCAAGTTAGGTTGGGCAAATACTTATTATCCACTCATCGTCCCATTCCTTGCCAACCCATTTGGTATATTCCTCATGCGTCAGTACATGAATTCGATACCAGATGAGCTTGTTGATGCCGGTCGTATAGATGGGTGCTCAGATTTTGGCCTTTATTATAGAATAATTGTGCCCGTAAGCCGGCCAGCGCTGACTGTTTTAGGCTTGATATTATTTATGAGCAGCTGGAACAATTTCATGTGGCCTCTTATAGTGCTTAGCGAGGACCGAATGTTCACGGTACCGCTGGCTCTCACCAAGTTAGTAGGCCTCCACAGAGAAATTCAATACGGTCCGATTCTGGCGGGAAGCTTCCTCGGGGCGTCAATCCTAATTATTCTATTCCTTGCCTTTCAAAGGCAATTCGTTGAAGGCATTATGTCCGGTGCTATTAAGGGTTAA